One window of Tepidanaerobacter acetatoxydans Re1 genomic DNA carries:
- a CDS encoding lytic transglycosylase domain-containing protein yields MSKKAAAILIIIIGIFTLYNNIYWFMKYIYPLKYEESIVRYATEYNVDPYLVASVIKVESNFSPKAVSTQGAIGLMQLMPETALWAAEKMGIQNIDISDIDNPDLNIRIGTWYLASLLNEFDDDIILTLAAYNGGRGNVADWQAQGSFEEKTIDEIPFSETRNFVAKVIKSYKWYKRLYKL; encoded by the coding sequence GTGTCTAAAAAAGCTGCAGCAATATTGATAATAATTATTGGTATTTTTACCTTATACAATAATATATATTGGTTCATGAAGTACATTTATCCACTTAAATATGAAGAATCCATTGTTCGGTATGCGACAGAATACAACGTTGATCCATATCTTGTGGCATCAGTAATAAAAGTCGAAAGCAATTTTTCGCCTAAAGCCGTATCAACACAGGGTGCCATAGGTCTTATGCAGTTAATGCCCGAAACTGCTCTTTGGGCTGCAGAAAAAATGGGAATACAAAATATTGATATATCAGATATTGACAACCCGGATCTTAATATAAGAATTGGAACATGGTATCTTGCCTCGCTGCTTAATGAATTTGATGATGATATTATTTTAACTTTGGCTGCATATAACGGTGGTCGAGGTAATGTAGCCGATTGGCAAGCACAAGGTAGTTTTGAAGAAAAAACAATAGACGAGATTCCGTTTTCGGAAACCAGAAATTTTGTTGCAAAGGTAATAAAGTCCTATAAGTGGTACAAGCGACTTTATAAGCTGTGA
- the coaE gene encoding dephospho-CoA kinase (Dephospho-CoA kinase (CoaE) performs the final step in coenzyme A biosynthesis.), protein MTVVGLTGGIASGKSTVSSLLKDKGAAIIDADEIAKEIMSKGKPVWINVVNHFGEQILNDDKSDIDRKKLADIVFSDRIQLEALNSLTHPEILKEIKKQLENYKKAGRKVIVIDAALLLESGLDALVDEVWLVAVDEKTQIKRLIMREKDMAHAQALNRIKSQMPLKEKLKYANRVIDNNAGIEETREQIDEIWREIS, encoded by the coding sequence TTGACCGTGGTAGGTCTTACCGGTGGCATAGCCAGTGGGAAAAGTACAGTATCGTCATTGCTTAAGGACAAAGGTGCTGCTATAATAGATGCAGATGAAATAGCAAAAGAAATAATGTCAAAGGGTAAGCCTGTATGGATTAATGTAGTAAATCATTTTGGAGAACAGATATTAAATGATGATAAAAGCGATATAGATAGAAAAAAACTTGCCGATATTGTATTTTCAGATAGAATCCAGCTAGAGGCTCTGAACAGTCTTACACATCCGGAAATTTTAAAAGAAATAAAAAAACAACTGGAAAACTATAAAAAAGCTGGAAGAAAAGTAATAGTTATTGATGCGGCGCTGCTTTTGGAGTCGGGTTTAGATGCCTTGGTAGATGAAGTGTGGCTGGTGGCTGTTGATGAAAAAACCCAGATAAAAAGATTAATAATGCGAGAAAAGGATATGGCTCATGCTCAAGCTTTAAATAGGATAAAGTCTCAGATGCCATTAAAAGAAAAATTAAAATATGCAAATAGGGTGATAGACAATAATGCCGGCATAGAAGAAACGAGGGAACAGATAGATGAAATTTGGAGGGAAATTTCATAG
- the polA gene encoding DNA polymerase I codes for MKKMLLIDGNSLLHRAFHALPPLRTSKGVHTNAVYGFLNMLFRILQEENPDYVTVAFDKKGPTFRHDEYAAYKATRPKTPDELIGQFDILKEILKALNINFIEADGFEADDILGTISKKGEQEGIFSIIVTGDKDALQLVSSNTNVLLTKKGISEMETYDTEKVKSRYGIRPEAVADMKGLMGDKSDNIPGVPGVGEKTAAKLIQEFKTLDNVLKNTDKLKGKVRENLEKYAEQAEASKYLATIVRDVPLEFNPDDIVYCEPDYDKLINLFRDLEFYSLIDRVKIPANSIDTKEFDTETTQNIEDNNALQKLVKKINSSKNIAVLVDAEKKDLVSYATDGIYISVENKCYFISHKLLKENSSISFLKQILEDTAIYKITHDGKFTRNVLRQLGIDFRCQFDTMLAAYLLESSKPRYDIPILVMEYLGKTMSDIPSFDEKTSYLFELKKIMDEKIKDCLMDKLFYEVEMPFSVVLADMEHAGIKVDFAKLQELSERFGKKLAALTEEIYDLAGTEFNINSPKQLGEILFEKLSLPVIKRTKTGYSTDAEVLEKLRPSHPIIEKILEYRFLMKMKSTYADGLSALVDKKTGRIYTSFNQTVTSTGRISSTEPNLQNIPVKTEEGKHIRGVFTSDGPGHVLLSGDYSQIELRVLAHMSQDPGLIEAFVSGEDIHRRTASEVFGVPPEEVTPLLRDKAKAVNFGIIYGISDYGLAQNLGISNQEAKEYIDAYFARYPGVRDYIRETIRSAKALGYVTTLLNRRRYIPDINSRNYHLRSFAERTAVNTPIQGSAADIIKIAMVKVHDNLRQNNLKAKILLQVHDELILDVPEEELTAVKEILKQHMENAIPLRVPLVVDFKQGYNWEEL; via the coding sequence ATGAAGAAAATGCTATTGATTGACGGAAATAGTTTACTTCACAGAGCTTTTCATGCACTACCGCCCCTGAGAACGTCCAAGGGTGTGCATACTAATGCGGTATATGGTTTTCTTAATATGTTATTTAGAATCTTACAAGAAGAAAATCCGGATTATGTAACGGTAGCTTTTGATAAAAAAGGTCCAACATTCAGACATGACGAATATGCGGCTTATAAAGCTACAAGGCCTAAGACTCCTGATGAGTTAATAGGGCAGTTTGACATTTTGAAAGAAATACTAAAAGCACTTAACATTAATTTTATTGAAGCAGATGGTTTCGAGGCAGATGATATATTGGGGACAATTTCAAAAAAAGGAGAGCAGGAAGGTATTTTTTCCATAATTGTAACTGGCGATAAGGATGCTTTGCAGTTAGTTTCTTCAAATACCAATGTTCTACTTACGAAAAAAGGCATTTCCGAAATGGAAACCTATGACACGGAAAAGGTAAAATCAAGGTATGGCATACGCCCGGAAGCTGTAGCCGATATGAAGGGTTTGATGGGAGATAAATCCGACAATATACCTGGAGTGCCGGGAGTAGGTGAAAAAACTGCTGCAAAGTTGATTCAGGAATTTAAAACATTAGATAATGTTTTAAAGAATACTGATAAGCTAAAAGGTAAGGTCAGAGAAAATTTAGAAAAATATGCCGAACAAGCTGAAGCGAGTAAATACCTAGCTACAATTGTTAGAGATGTCCCTTTGGAATTCAACCCTGACGATATTGTTTACTGTGAACCGGATTATGATAAATTGATAAACTTATTTAGGGATCTGGAGTTTTACAGTTTAATTGACAGGGTCAAAATACCTGCAAATTCTATAGATACGAAAGAGTTTGATACTGAGACGACGCAAAATATTGAAGACAATAATGCACTGCAGAAATTAGTGAAAAAAATTAACTCCTCAAAAAATATTGCGGTTCTTGTCGATGCTGAAAAAAAAGACTTGGTATCATATGCAACAGATGGTATATATATTTCAGTGGAAAATAAGTGTTATTTCATTAGTCATAAATTATTGAAAGAAAATAGCAGTATTTCATTTTTAAAGCAAATTTTAGAAGATACTGCTATATATAAAATCACTCATGACGGTAAATTTACAAGAAATGTTTTGAGACAGTTAGGCATAGATTTCAGGTGCCAGTTTGACACTATGTTAGCTGCCTACCTTTTGGAATCATCAAAACCTCGTTATGATATACCGATACTTGTTATGGAATATTTAGGAAAGACGATGTCGGATATTCCCAGTTTTGATGAAAAGACATCATATCTTTTTGAACTCAAGAAAATCATGGATGAGAAAATAAAGGATTGTTTAATGGATAAACTCTTTTATGAGGTTGAAATGCCATTTAGCGTTGTTTTAGCAGATATGGAACATGCAGGAATAAAGGTGGATTTTGCCAAGCTGCAAGAGCTGTCTGAAAGATTTGGCAAAAAACTTGCTGCTTTGACCGAAGAGATATATGATTTAGCTGGTACAGAATTTAATATAAATTCACCTAAACAGCTTGGTGAAATATTATTCGAAAAACTTTCATTGCCTGTTATCAAAAGAACTAAGACAGGCTACTCTACCGATGCTGAAGTTTTAGAAAAATTAAGACCGTCCCATCCTATAATAGAAAAGATTTTAGAATACCGTTTTTTAATGAAGATGAAATCTACTTATGCTGATGGGCTTTCTGCTTTGGTGGATAAAAAGACAGGCAGGATTTATACAAGCTTTAATCAAACGGTGACATCTACAGGGCGTATCAGCAGCACAGAACCAAATCTTCAAAACATACCTGTAAAAACCGAAGAAGGCAAGCATATTCGCGGAGTTTTTACGTCTGACGGGCCCGGTCATGTGCTTTTATCCGGAGATTACTCCCAGATTGAGCTTAGAGTTTTGGCACATATGTCACAAGACCCCGGTTTGATTGAAGCTTTTGTTAGCGGTGAGGACATCCATAGGCGTACAGCCAGTGAGGTTTTTGGCGTGCCACCGGAAGAAGTAACTCCATTGCTAAGAGATAAGGCAAAGGCAGTAAACTTTGGAATAATTTATGGAATAAGTGATTATGGTCTGGCTCAAAACTTAGGAATATCGAACCAAGAAGCAAAGGAATATATAGATGCGTATTTTGCAAGATATCCGGGAGTGAGAGACTATATAAGGGAAACCATAAGGTCGGCCAAAGCCTTAGGATATGTTACCACACTGCTTAATCGCCGCCGCTATATTCCTGACATCAATAGTCGAAATTATCACCTGCGATCCTTTGCAGAACGGACGGCTGTAAATACACCCATTCAAGGCAGTGCTGCCGATATAATCAAAATAGCCATGGTCAAAGTACATGATAATTTAAGACAGAACAATTTAAAGGCCAAGATTCTTTTACAGGTGCATGATGAACTTATTTTAGATGTGCCCGAAGAAGAGCTTACTGCTGTTAAAGAGATACTAAAGCAGCATATGGAAAATGCTATTCCTTTAAGGGTACCACTTGTAGTGGATTTTAAACAGGGTTATAATTGGGAAGAACTGTAG
- a CDS encoding DUF4349 domain-containing protein → MACKIYEDLIDKYVEGLVTAEEKNILEEHIKVCSDCRQEVKELQQIIKAAGSLEQVELPPNFAPNLMEKINSIASEQRPVDKSSRFIRFLRSIPAFISNSYYYNKKAFTAVMSVLIIGVFVVTLSKMGILSMNYTKNSIKDEAPQISAPAAEPYEMRSGEAQVENESFDGAQDVNTSGRSLKTFAAKEREQKIIKNADISIYVENFDEKVDKIINFVDELGGYIESSQIDGSVSADSSRRAYITIRIPQAELTKALDMFKAMGKVSSQHIGGENITEAYYDTAARVRNLEQQEQRLLEILQMAKSVDEVLKIENELNRVRTDIDTLTGQLVAWDKMVEMSLVNLNLIEQEPSKEKLGTLNLQELFRRAKQGFIIAINFLLNILVSLAEVVGALLPIAIAAGVLFKCIYSIIKRFTSRKKKG, encoded by the coding sequence GTGGCATGCAAAATTTACGAAGATTTGATTGATAAATATGTAGAAGGCCTGGTAACTGCTGAAGAAAAGAATATTTTAGAAGAACATATAAAAGTCTGCTCTGATTGCCGGCAAGAAGTAAAAGAACTTCAACAAATAATAAAAGCAGCCGGTTCTTTGGAACAAGTTGAGTTGCCACCAAATTTTGCACCCAACCTAATGGAAAAAATTAACAGCATTGCTTCCGAGCAAAGACCGGTTGATAAATCATCGCGTTTTATACGATTTTTAAGAAGTATTCCCGCATTTATATCAAATTCATATTATTATAACAAGAAGGCATTTACTGCGGTGATGAGCGTACTTATCATCGGTGTATTTGTGGTTACTTTATCCAAAATGGGAATTCTTAGTATGAATTATACTAAAAACAGTATAAAGGATGAAGCACCGCAGATTTCAGCACCTGCTGCCGAACCTTATGAGATGAGGAGCGGTGAGGCTCAGGTCGAAAATGAAAGTTTTGATGGAGCCCAAGATGTGAACACATCAGGGCGGAGTTTGAAGACATTTGCCGCTAAGGAAAGAGAACAAAAAATCATTAAAAATGCCGACATATCTATATATGTAGAGAATTTTGATGAAAAAGTCGATAAAATTATAAATTTTGTCGATGAATTAGGAGGCTATATAGAAAGCAGCCAAATAGACGGTTCAGTATCCGCCGACTCATCCCGGAGAGCTTATATTACTATAAGAATACCTCAAGCGGAACTAACAAAAGCTTTAGATATGTTCAAAGCTATGGGAAAAGTCAGCAGCCAGCACATAGGCGGAGAGAACATTACCGAGGCATATTATGATACAGCCGCAAGAGTTCGTAATCTTGAGCAGCAAGAACAAAGGCTTCTTGAAATATTGCAAATGGCAAAAAGTGTCGACGAAGTATTAAAAATAGAAAATGAACTCAATCGTGTAAGAACAGATATTGATACACTGACGGGTCAACTTGTTGCGTGGGATAAGATGGTGGAAATGTCTCTTGTAAATTTAAATTTAATTGAACAGGAACCTTCGAAAGAAAAACTTGGCACATTAAATTTACAGGAATTGTTTCGAAGAGCGAAGCAAGGTTTTATCATAGCGATAAACTTTTTATTAAATATATTGGTATCTTTAGCGGAAGTTGTTGGGGCCTTGCTGCCCATAGCAATTGCAGCAGGTGTTTTGTTTAAATGCATTTACTCGATTATTAAAAGATTTACTAGTCGAAAAAAGAAAGGCTAG
- a CDS encoding RNA polymerase sigma factor, translating into MSAEKDLVRRAKRGDISAFEDLISGYEKKVYNTAYRFFNNAEDAMDVSQEIFIKIFTSLRRFREDSSFSTWLYRIAVNTCIDFLRKKREDVFPIKEEIAMDDKIKLGFQTELPEEFVEKQETKQAIMKAISTLPEEQRICIILRDVQGFSYTEISDILSCSLGTVKSRLFRGRRALKENLKDPELFFSK; encoded by the coding sequence GATATTTCAGCTTTTGAAGACCTAATTTCCGGGTATGAGAAGAAGGTATACAATACTGCTTATCGATTTTTTAATAACGCAGAAGATGCTATGGATGTAAGTCAGGAGATTTTCATAAAAATATTTACCTCCCTTCGTAGATTCAGGGAAGATTCAAGTTTCTCAACATGGCTGTATCGTATTGCGGTAAATACGTGCATAGATTTTTTAAGGAAAAAGAGAGAGGATGTTTTTCCTATAAAAGAGGAAATAGCCATGGATGATAAAATAAAGTTAGGATTTCAAACTGAATTGCCGGAAGAATTTGTGGAAAAGCAAGAGACTAAGCAAGCCATTATGAAAGCAATAAGCACCTTACCGGAAGAACAGCGAATATGTATTATATTAAGGGATGTCCAAGGCTTCAGCTATACTGAAATCAGCGATATACTATCATGCTCCCTCGGTACAGTAAAATCAAGATTATTCAGGGGCCGCCGGGCTTTAAAAGAAAACCTTAAAGATCCGGAACTTTTTTTTAGCAAATGA
- a CDS encoding DUF441 domain-containing protein, with translation MDQGVLIILVILILGVLSKNNSLALAATVILGLKLINLKQVLIFIDKNALKWGIIILTMGIIAPFATGKITIKDVNGALKNPSALAALLAGALTVILSGKGTNLIAESPQVVVGIILGSLIGIAFFKGVPVGPLTAAGIVAVIMKYIK, from the coding sequence ATGGATCAAGGAGTATTAATAATTTTAGTAATACTTATTTTAGGGGTACTTTCAAAAAACAATTCGCTTGCTTTAGCTGCTACTGTAATTCTTGGCTTAAAACTTATTAATTTAAAGCAAGTATTAATTTTTATTGACAAAAATGCATTAAAATGGGGTATAATCATTTTAACCATGGGAATTATTGCTCCTTTTGCAACAGGTAAAATCACCATAAAAGATGTGAATGGAGCTTTAAAAAACCCTTCAGCTCTTGCAGCACTATTAGCAGGAGCTCTTACGGTAATTCTTTCCGGTAAAGGGACCAATTTAATAGCGGAAAGTCCTCAGGTGGTTGTGGGTATTATACTTGGTTCTCTCATAGGTATAGCATTTTTCAAAGGTGTTCCCGTTGGCCCGCTTACAGCTGCGGGCATAGTTGCAGTAATTATGAAATACATAAAATAA